Part of the Anaerolineae bacterium genome, GCCATCAATTGGATTCCCTTTGGCGGCTACGTGAAAATGTTGGGCGAAGAAGACCCCACTGCGCCGGGCAGTTTTGCCAGCAAAAGTAAAAAAATCCGTTTTGCCGTGCTGGTGGCCGGTTCCACCATGAATCTTTTGCTGGCCGTGGCCTTTTTTACCCTGACCGCTCTCTCCGGCGTGCCCGAAACCGCCATCGGCACCATTATCACCAAAGTTGCCCCTAACAGCCCCGCCGCCACAGCGGATTTACAGGCCGGGGACGTGATTGTGGGCGCAGACGAGGTTCAGTTCAAGTACGACGGTGAATTGGTGGATTACGTCAATAAAACCAAAGGCACAGAAATCACGCTTCACCTTGAACGAAACGGGGAAACTTTCAGTAGTTCCCTGACCCCCCGGACCGACCCGCCCGAGGGTCAGGGAGCTATGGGCGTGACCATTATGTATGTACCCGTAGCCAAGATAGTCATCACTGAGGTTTTGCCCGATACGCCGGCCGCGGCAGCCGGACTCCAACCCGGCGAAATTATTGTGGGCGCGGATGATGTTAAATTCAAATATGCCGGCGATTTAGCCAAATTCCTGGAAAAAAACCAGGGCCGGGAAACTACCCTTTACATTGAGCAAGAAGGCAAGATCAGGCCCGTTTCCCTGACCCCAAACGCCATTGTTTCCACCGAAGAAATCACGCCTCTGGGCGTGCCCATAGAGCATCAGGAGGCGCTGGGGCTAAAAGTAGAGTACGACTTTGAAACCAAGCTCAATCACCTGCCGTTGCCGCAGGCGTTTATCAGCGGCGTATCTCAAACCGCCCAGCTTGTTGGCCTTACCTTTTACGTGCCGATTGCCCTTATCCGGAATCTTATTCCGGCAGAGGCTGCCCGCGTCACCGGGCCGGTGGGCATTTATCAACAAACCGGCTCAGCCGTGCAGGCCGCGATTACCCTAAATTGGTGGTTCCCGGTTTTATGGTGGATTGCGGCCCTGAGCACCGCCCTGGCCGTTACCAATTTGCTGCCCTTGCCGGCCCTGGACGGCGGGCGGATTCTCTTTGTCGTTATTGAGGCCATTCGCGGCAAAAGGGTTTCGCCGGAAAAAGAAGGGGCTATCCATTTTATTGGCCTGGCTCTTTTATTAAGCCTGATGATCCTG contains:
- a CDS encoding site-2 protease family protein, whose translation is MDPLTLIAFILILSLLVFVHELGHFIVAKRAGIVVEEFAIGFPPRAVKLWQEGGRITLDGHEYEFDRKLSVSRHIQPGAQVYAETAFNEQGRPIVTKLELIKPVEGEAKGPEPKRGLNLPKLFARWRFADAGPVDERPSVTVDAVTRPTEYAINWIPFGGYVKMLGEEDPTAPGSFASKSKKIRFAVLVAGSTMNLLLAVAFFTLTALSGVPETAIGTIITKVAPNSPAATADLQAGDVIVGADEVQFKYDGELVDYVNKTKGTEITLHLERNGETFSSSLTPRTDPPEGQGAMGVTIMYVPVAKIVITEVLPDTPAAAAGLQPGEIIVGADDVKFKYAGDLAKFLEKNQGRETTLYIEQEGKIRPVSLTPNAIVSTEEITPLGVPIEHQEALGLKVEYDFETKLNHLPLPQAFISGVSQTAQLVGLTFYVPIALIRNLIPAEAARVTGPVGIYQQTGSAVQAAITLNWWFPVLWWIAALSTALAVTNLLPLPALDGGRILFVVIEAIRGKRVSPEKEGAIHFIGLALLLSLMILISYYDISNPLPTIDWANFF